The Rosa chinensis cultivar Old Blush chromosome 7, RchiOBHm-V2, whole genome shotgun sequence DNA segment AATTTCACCTTCATATCACCAGACCAAATGATTACTCGGCTGGTGTATATAACAGTTGTcacgtaattaaaaaaaaatttgaaattctagttatttaattttattaaaaagaaaaagaaaaagaaaagagaggatATATGAGTCATTTCACGCTATCTCGTGTCGGTCCCGTCTATATATACCCCAGAACTACGAAAGCTAGGTATAAAAAGCCCCAAATTTTTCTGCGCTCAGAAAAAAGGCTTCCGAAGCTCAAcgttcacagagagagagagcacgacACTCAGACCCCCAACAATCTCCTCTACAGCGTCGCCACCAAAATCCGTAACTCCAATTCCCCCCtctctcaatttcaattcttcatcttcttttcctttttcccctctaaatttcttcttctgcttcctaATCTTATCCCAAGCCCTAAAAAATCCCCAACAATTTCGGATTTGGGGTTCGACGAATTCGTTCTCAATTtcgtttttttttgtgtgggtTTCGTGACAGATCGAAGAAAATGGCGACGTTTGAGCTCTACAGGAGGTCAACGATCGGAATGTGCCTGACTGAGACTTTGGATGAGATGGTTCAGAACGGGACTCTCAGTCCTGAGCTTGCCATTCAGGTTCTGGTCCAGTTCGATAAGGTACTGTGtttgccttttctttttttttggattaattgatttttatttgtgtattGATTTTTGTTTCTGATGGGGTTTGCGTTAGTCTATGACTGAAGCTCTGGAAACCCAAGTGAAGAGCAAGGTCTCCATCAAGGTAATgttctttatttcgtgtttgcatttctgggttttcatacCGAGATTTGAATTACTGAGATGCTTTGTTGGGTCTGAACATGCGTCTCCCATGTGGTTTGATTGTGTATTTGAGTTTATTTTGTCTTAGAACAGTTGTATGGTGTTTGGTGAAGTGATTGTTCCGGTGACTGGGTATTATCATCTGGGTGTGTTGCAGTTGATTGTGTTATCATAGCGTGGTTCCTGTGATGCTTTGATATTATCGGTGTGCATGCGTGTTTGAATTTGAGTTCACATTAGTTGTACGTTGGCTAGGGATTGGCCTTTTTtgcttttctattttgttttacAGTCTCTTCGAGGTAATGGTATTTAACTAGTGCATTGGATGTATCTTTGGTATCTTTATGAGCATCAATTTTCATGCATTTTCTTAATTATGGTTAATTCATTTTGATTGGATGGGAGTTACGACTAGTTGTACTGGTCCTTTTGtaattgttgcatcctttcctGGGCGCAGATGAAAATGATAGGGACATATGTTTGTCTCTTTCTGTactttgttttccaatttgaaTAAAACTTTAATCAAAACAATAGTTGCAGAGCCGAAGTTAATATATGGTTCACTTAGCATTTAGGATTATTTTGAAACATGGTTGTCCCCCTTttgggatttttatttttattccttGTTCCAAAatttgagttgaaggaaaccTTGTAAAGTTCCTTTACTCACTGGAATTTAATATTCTTGCACTTTATCCGAGATGCAGGGGACAATGTTTCAGTTGtaatttcaaatttgaattcTGAACTTTAAAATGTCTTAAGATTTGTCTAGTCAACAGCAACTTgcaaaaactaaaagaaaaatataatgaCACTCTAGATTTTTCGGGACTGTTATTTGGCAGATTGTTAAACTGTATCTATGCTATGTTTATCACCACTGATTGTCAAGTATCATTCAATATGGGGTGCTTgttcttgaatttatttttagTGCCTTTCTTCCCCATGTAATAAATTTATAAATTATGTAATGGGGAAACAAAAATAGGAGAACACTTCTTGCTTTTGTTGGTATTTGTCCAATATTGTTTCTCTTGTTTGACTTACTGGCTTACTGCTAATATTTCAGAGTCTATATTTTATGTCACAACAAGCTGCTCCTTCTTGTTGGCTTACACCTATAAGATGAAAACCATTAAGTGGGTGTGGGTCCAAGGCACGGGCACTCCTGATAAGCCTATAGGTAGATAGAGTTACCCAACATGAATGATGCCGTTCTGTAGTCGTAGATATCCTGTCATCTAGGCATATAATCGAAGTTGCATGCATGCATACTACTAAATCTAGCATTGACCGATAATTCCATTTACACTAATCAAATCTCCAAAATATAACAAATGATAATGGGTTGACAAAAAATTTACTTTTCTTGAAAAGTTGACATACATGGCACATTTATAACTGTTCCCATTACAAAGTTGTTTGATTTGATAAGTTCCATttctgtgatttttttttttatttgaaaaacttAATTTTTATTCTTGGATAATGTTTGGGTGCCATTTTCTGTTAATCCCCTTGGATTAATATGGTACCACTCAATTTGGATAGGATCTAATTTAGTTTCTCAAAGGGGATATACCAAAAACGGCATCTCATAGTGAAAATGTGATGTGCATGAAACATTATCATGACAAGAGTGCCATTTTCATGTATGCCTCTAACTCAAGTGCCATATTATGGAATTCCCCAAAATGAAATATGTCTGCTGCATTTGGATTTTGAAAAAGTTGTGGAGGTCCCTTTCCTGCCAATGGGTTATGTGGGCCAGCAGTTCATTTTTGATACTTCACTAGTTTATATTGATGTTAAATTGTCAATGGTTTTCCATAGAGAAGTCTTAAATTTTATAACTTGTGTTTTCTAAAAGTAATGGAAactgatattatttataaacaATAGCACATGGCATTATGGTTAACCAATTGATGTGCAAAAGTTGTTACTGAAACAAGATAATTGAGGAAGTGTGATCATATGTGAGAAATAATAGTTTGATTTAAACAGGTTATCCAGGTGTATCCTTGATTTCATCATCTATGTTGTTTCAACTGAActcttttcatttgttttgcTTTTGGTCTTTGTAGCATGACATTTAACTTTCCCCACATGGACACATGTTTGGCACTCTTATAAATCATACGACGCATGTCATCTGCATGACACGATTCCTTTTTGATCTTTCATTCCTGTGTCTCCTATTTCTATCATGATGCGGACCATCAATACTTGTACATAAGGGTGAAGTATGCAGAATCTGAGCTATTTCCGACAAAAGGTTTCTTTGTATCCTCTGCAGGGACATCTGCACACCTACAGATTCTGCGACAATGTTTGGACCTTTATCTTACAGGATGCTGTGTTTAAGAATGAGGATAATCCGGAAAATGTTGGCCGCGTTAAAATAGTGGCATGTGACTCAAAGCTGCTCTCACAATGAGATATCAGACTGTTGGTGGTATGCTAAATAAGGACTTTGCAATCTGTTGTACTGGAGGGTGAGGAAGAATATAGCAGTTAGTCTGGTTACTCGCATGAACTGGAAACTGTAGGAGACACATAAGTTATAAAGCCCTCTACGTTGACAGCTGTAGTTATTTGATGTTGTTATATTGAGGATGGTGCGTGCTTGTTCTATTGTTCTCTTGAGAAGATGAAACGGGCTGGAGATCAAATAGTTCTACATTTGTATTATGGACAGTATTATTATGCTTTATACATTAGCATTGAGATGCCTGATGTTTTATTTGTATTGCATTTCGTCTCTCTGGCCAAAGGTGTTACTGTGTCAGTTGACAATCGGTGATCTTAGCAGTTTAGTAGTCTGGGGTGTTTCTATTTGTTTACACCGTACAaaacttttttctatttattgACACCCTATACAAGAGTATTTCATCTCCCAAAAAGTTTCACAGGCTGATTTCATCCTTTTTCTCCCTGATTTTggattaaatatttattttcttttgcattATACTTTTCAGTTGTCTCAATTTTCTCACAATTCAAACAAACTGCTTTGCATGTCTGAAACGGTATGGTCCTCTTAAGAGTTTTTTCATGGGTTTAATGTCCGAAAAGAAAATTGAGGTTTGATAAAGTTTCACATAAAGTTTTTCGTCAACCGTTACCCGTAAAGTTTCACATGGTTGacaaaagaaactaaaagcTAGATAAGATCGATTAAAATATATGAATAAATTGGCACATGTAATGAAATTACAAGTACAAGAACACAAGTACAATTAAGGAGATAAAATGAAATTTACTTTAAAAATTAAGTTGTGTAAATATTTGTCACCCCTAAAGTTTTGCTTAAAATTATAGCCAAAATACTAATAGGGGAGTGCTTTGAAAGAGCAATGGGGATTGGATTCTCGGCTTTGCTGCAAACTAGTGGCAAAACTTTAAAGATGGCATCCATGGTTAATTTTAATCATATCATTGTCGAATCTGATTCTTCTCGTGATAAACTTGATTAGAGGGCAGTGGGATGATACTCATTGTCTTCATTGTTTTTTATCAAATTGTAAAGCTCTCATGTTGGGGAAGTTTATCCATGCTTACATATATCACGTTATACGGTTGCCGATGAATTTACTCACACTGAATGTTTATTGGCCCAAACAAACACCAGCTATAGTTTTTCTTAGGCCCAAATGAAGAACAGATTTAGGCC contains these protein-coding regions:
- the LOC112180018 gene encoding transcription initiation factor IIA subunit 2, with the protein product MATFELYRRSTIGMCLTETLDEMVQNGTLSPELAIQVLVQFDKSMTEALETQVKSKVSIKGHLHTYRFCDNVWTFILQDAVFKNEDNPENVGRVKIVACDSKLLSQ